Proteins co-encoded in one Salvelinus namaycush isolate Seneca unplaced genomic scaffold, SaNama_1.0 Scaffold467, whole genome shotgun sequence genomic window:
- the LOC120041438 gene encoding synaptogyrin-2-like, translated as MEETGEVGGASAYGASLAGGSFDFLKFAKQPHTIVRFLSWIFSIVVFSCITAEGFVNNPHSPYAHCVFNQNDSACHYAVGIGIIAFLACFFFLLLDAYMPLMSNAKERKYAVMADLGFSGVWTFLWFVCFCLLASQWSRTLDVSGFPQDAARATIAFSFFSIATWGILTYFALGRYRRGVADVTQSIYAEPPPEQHTPYPPTYAPSAYTPTTYSPYPSSAPDDFQQPPFTPSTITTTQPQGDYQPPNY; from the exons ATGGAGGAGACCGGGGAAGTTGGTGGCGCCAGTGCGTACGGAGCTTCGCTCGCAGGCGGTAGCTTCGACTTTCTGAAGTTTGCTAAACAACCGCACACTATCGTGCGCTTCTTGAGTTGG ATTTTTTCCATCGTGGTCTTCTCCTGCATCACGGCGGAGGGATTTGTCAACAATCCGCACAGCCCCTACGCGCATTGCGTCTTCAACCAGAATGACTCGGCGTGTCACTACGCTGTGGGCATCGGTATCATAG CCTTCCTGGCCTGTTTTTTCTTTCTCTTATTGGACGCCTACATGCCGCTGATGAGCAACGCAAAGGAGAGGAAGTACGCTGTCATGGCCGACCTGGGATTCTCAG GTGTGTGGACGTTCCTGTGGTTCGTGTGTTTCTGCCTCCTGGCTAGCCAATGGAGTCGTACGCTTGATGTCAGTGGATTCCCCCAGGACGCCGCCCGCGCCACCATCGCCTTCTCTTTCTTCTCTATTGCCACCTGG GGAATCCTAACCTACTTCGCTTTGGGGAGATATCGCCGTGGTGTTGCCGATGTCACCCAGAGCATCTACGCTGAGCCTCCGCCGGAGCAGCACACCCCTTACCCTCCGACCTACGCCCCCTCGGCCTACACCCCCACCACCTACTCCCCGTACCCTTCCAGCGCACCAGACGACTTCCAACAACCCCCCTTCACCCCcagcaccatcaccaccacccaaCCCCAGGGGGACTACCAACCCCCCAACTACTGA